The stretch of DNA GGGGACTGCGGTGTCTAGCCGGCCTCCAAATGCAATGCCGTCACTATCTCTCTCAAACACATTTGCCACGTCATGGTTGCAAGTATCGACTGAGGCTACCGTCACCCTGTCAATCAGTTCAGCTTTCGGGTGTTGATGCTCGAACAGCTGATAGTTTGGCAATGATGGAGCGGACTGGCGCTCGCCTTTACGGTATATACGTCCGTACTGCACTCAACGTCGGTGGTGCTAGACAGATGTTTGCTATTATGTCGCCAACGACGGTCAACGTCTGTCGAAATGTACTAGCTACGGCCACGACAAGGATTCaataggcggcggcggcagcatcgagcACCCCCAATCCGACCTGTCCTCTCGCCCATGCGATGCCCTCGCGCACATCCTCCAGCCCGTAGGCGGGCGACCGAGCGAGAACCGCCGACGTCTCCGCGACCACGTCtcgccccgtcgtcgcgccggccCACCACAGCCACGGGTCCGCGGCGcagccgtcgagcagcacgccCCAGTACAGCAGGACGAACATGGCCATgggctcgcgggcgcgcaggccctcgaccagGTCGGGCCCACAAACGCACCGCGACGGGAGGGTCACCATGAAGCCCCTgatgcggccgacggcgcgctcggcgaaGCAGTACTTTGTCTGCTCCGCGGCGGTGCGGTAGGACCACGCGGTgtgcgcgggcggcccgatcgtgtcatcgtcgccgccgccggcgccggcggcggttggcggCAGGTGGATGTCGTGGCTCGCGGTCGTGAGGCGCTCGATGGCCGTCCTGGTGTCTGCGTCGAGGAGGTCCAGGTATTCCGCGCGCGGGAAGTAGTCGGTcacggcgtcgcgcgccgaTGTCGGGCTGTCGAAGAACCAATCCCAATTGATGGCCGCCGTGTGCAAGCATCCGAGGATCATGGCCAACGAGGCGTGCATCCGGTCTATCACGCCTGTCTttcccgccccgtccgccccGTAGCACCGGctcacctcgtcgtcctcgcccttgtcctcgtcgtcaccttCGCCGCAAAGTTGAAGAACCCTGCTATGCTGCCAAACGCCGAGAAGAGGTAGAGCGTGTCCCGCGTGATTGGGgacttgccgccgccgcagccgccgcttcccagcgcggcgcggaaATCACCACTCGCTTTCGCATAGTACTCGAGGGCGGTTCGCTTGTAGcgtcgcgccgtcgagcggtCCCCCCGCAgcccggcgagcagggcaatgtcaagggcggcgagggcgaggatgccgtcgaggatgaaggggaggcgcaggccctcgcgcgGGAGGCACTCCTGCAGGAACGgctggcaggcgggcaggttGTACAGGCCGCGCCACGTGCGGACCGACCAGCGGtgcaggagctcgagctcgaggaggcgacgactGCTGGAGGTGTgcgaggacgagacggaGAGCGGTgatggggtggtggtggtggtgatgccttcgatgggcggcggcggcggaggccaCGGGCATCGAAcggggctggcgctgctgctggacgagctgTAGGTCGTGGCGACGCTCCATGGCCCGCGGGATGGCTcaggctgctgcttggctgtagtagtagtagtcgtagACGTGGGAGGGGTGTAGGTGCATCGGGAGTTTCGAATGGTACAGTTGGCACATGGCGGGCCTTGCTCGTCGCACTAGATGAGGCGGAGGATCGAAGCATGTCAGCGATGAATATGCGGCAACTGGCAACGTTTCTTTGGTTCACGAAGAGAAGGTGAGAGACAGAGTGTGTGAGGGAGAAAGAGAGCAGAGTGGCGGACGTTGGCCGCACCTTCAAGTGCCGCGCTTTGCATGCTGTGCATCCATGCCTGGATTTCTTATGCCGCTGCCTCTGTCTCAGCATCGTGCCTGGGCAGACGTGTCGAGCTTacttcctcggcggcagcggcggcggcgaaggcgaagAAGGATGCACGGAGCCAAGCGGTGTGTTGATGTGCGAAGTGAAGGTATTgaggccggcgggcgtgtgGACGGGAAACATGGCATGAGGACTAAGAAGCCCAGTCTCTGAACATTTGGGTTCCTCGACGTCGGAGTCTTGAAATTGGCGACGGGGGTACCAACCcgcgatgatgaagacgatAATGATGGGGACTGGAGACAAGTTGAGAAAAGAAGCCTAGCCTAGCAAGCCTAGCCTGACATTgacgttgctgctgcgatgGTGGCATGAAAGTCGCCACTCACTTCACTCTCATCAGGGTCTTGCTGGTCTTGTGAAAGCGGCACACCCCCTGCGGCCAAGTGAGATCTAGGGCGGTGGCTGGCAGCTTGTTCCTGGTTCACTAGGACTGCAAGGTTAACGGCAACCTTCATGTTGTTGCTCTTCACGTGCCAGAAACTGCTGGTGTGTTTGGCGAGACGGTCTTGACGGGCACCACGGTTTAGCCCTGCCCTGGTATCGATCCGTTCATTATTGCTGCACGGCTGTGCCGCCGATCCAAGGGCATCGCCACCCCTCAACTGCATGTGCCTGGCGAACCATGGTTGGACAccggggcgaggcgaggcgaggcgatgaAGGAAGCACACCCACTCCAGCAAGGGAGCCGGGACAAACTGGCGAGCTTGTAAAGGCATTGGTTGACGCCTCCGCAGACGACCGGGGATGCATCTGGCTCTGCTGGGCCGGCTCTGGCGATCAGTGGAGTTGTCGTTGTCACTAGTAGGCTAGGCGATCCCGAGCCTCTTGGGGGCCGGGCGTCGGTAGCTGATATTTGTAATTTTAGGGACAACGAGGCACTGGGGGGAAGCGGATAGGGAATTTGTGGCAGTTACTTTTGTACCTCCGTCACAACGAACGAGCTGGAAGCATGATGGCTGGACGAAGCGCCAGGAATTGTTCACAGGATGAGACTATTCACCACGCCCCAAATCATGGTTGGCTGCCTACCGATCACTCAACCGCCAAACTGCCATGGCAATTTAAACCAGTGTTTCTACTTGATATGATATTGTGCCTTGAAATTGACTGGGCCACGCGACTCCTCACGATATGTCCTTGATGAGTCGCTCAGTAATGTAATCTTACTCCATCACGCCGGTGGTGGGCCATGCGACTCAAGTTTGCATGCGCCGAGCGCAAGTAGCTCACTAGGGATGCTTATTAGCCTATATACCGGTGTTATATAATAGCAATCACTTGCCATCGATCATTGATTTCACATTTCTTATGACGCTCCAGAACACAGAGATTACTAAAGGTCCTCTGCCCTTGGCTGCATTGAGCGCAGACAAGGTTCTTGGTTATGGGGCATATGAGGTCGCAACCATTAACCCCCTGGAGGACAGGGCTCGTCATTATGGTGTTGCCGGGCGGCGATAACATTAGGGTAATCTGAAAGAATTGCTTCATTTTGTCGCAAGCAAGAGTCAGTACTTCGGAGTTggtttgtttgtttgttaAGAAATATGAATGTCTAGTAGGATGAAAACACTTATTGAGACGTTTGACTCGTAGAGCACATCAGGGTATATCCCTTACGTTCAATATATGCTAATCATCAAAGTATAGAGTATCTCTTCATCGTCGCGCGCTAGAAGAGATGTAGTTACGGCCGACATGGGGCGTCTACCCAAATCAGTGTGTCCAATTCTCCTCCAGTACATACGAGTCTCCAATCGTTGTAACTAGATAATTTATTCGTTATCTATAGTATGACCGGCTCCTACTACCTTATATAGCGTCGGCCCTATTATACGCGATTAGCTAGAGCGCCAGAGCCATGCGTACACTTGCTAGAGAGTCCCCTTTATTGAATATATTGACATCTAATAGAATATGTTTAAGAAGTACGCTTATTGAAATTGCCGAAAAAAGGGTATGCTCAACAGTTAGCGCTGCTCAGCTCCGAGTCCGCTCCCCTTCGCCATCTAGTGCGAGGAAGTAGTAATGGTAGAAATGAAATGTCAGGCCCGAGCCACCTTCCGTCCTCCTCAATCTATCTATATATACTTGTACCGGCAGAGCGTAGGTGGTTACTCTACGCTTTCCCACGCCTACATATGTCCCAACGCAGCTCAGCGAAGTGCCAGAGCCAGCACTTTCAAACGGTCAAACAGCGGCGTGCCCAGCCCCGTGGCCGGATCCCATCCGGGAGAAGCAGCCCATTCCGCTCCTGGGACCACGGGCGCCGGTCTGCCGCTGTAGCTGGTTCCCACACAGCCCTTGGACGCTCCATTCACGATGCTGCGCTCGTCAGCCTCCGTCTCCGACTCTCGGTAAGGTTGTTGGGGGCTTCATTCaggggggcgaggaggtggccTTACTCTGAGAAGCCGAGGCTGCCAATCTTATACAGCCAGGGGTTGAGAAACCCTAGGGGAGGCAAACCGAGCTTGAGGCGCGAGTCGTTGAGCAGGGCAATCATGGCCGcgaagacgggcgccgccgcactgcGCAATCGGTCAGTCATGGACAAGAACTCGCTGAACAAGTGTGAAACAGTATGAAGAACGCACCTTGTCCCATCGGCGCTGTCGGCCTTGCCCTGGTCAAAGATCTGGTACCCCATCGCCTGCGCCGACACGTCCGGAAACGCCCGGCCCTTGGGGTTATACAGTCCCTTCCATTTGCTCCCGCCGAGACGGACCAGGTATCCGTCTACGGCCAACTCCtgccaggccggccgcggccagtACTCGGAGAAGCCGCCCGAGGACAGGTTCCACGCGCCCTCGGGGCCCTGGCCGTGCgtgccgcccacggccgtcACATAGGGGCACGAGGCCGGGAACGCGGGGAGGAACTTGGTCGTGTTGGTCCCGTCGTTGGACAGGCACGAGACGCCGGGGCCTTCGTCGCCGGAGCTCGTGATGACGGAgacgcctcgcgcgccgagctggcccATCATGTCGCAGATGTGCTCCGCGTGCGCCCGCGGCACGTCCTGCTCGTTGACGCCGTACGATATGGTCACCACCTGCGGcaggtgctcgtcgtcgaggcccagcagGTGGCTGAAGAAGGTGGCGTAGGGCTCGATGAACTGCGTCTCGCGGTCCCAGATGCTGCAAAAGGGGCCAGCCACCGTCAGCTTTCTACTTCCTACCGAAAAGGGGGACTGTCCAAGAGTCAAAAGATGGATGGATAAGTAGCCTACTCTAGGTCAGGGACAAAGTCgtggtcctcgccgccgacggcataAAACGTCACAGGCACGGGGTATGCCATGGCCACCGCGTACTGGATGTCGAGGTTTGCCTCGCCCGTGCGGGTGTAGGTCTCGTCTTGAgggttgctgccgccgttgacgagcaCCGTCGAGAAGTTggcgcctcgggcgtcgggcgccagcgcggcgaggaactTGTTCAGCTGAGcatgctgcgctgcctgcccgcggaagcccacgacgccgaAGCGCGACCTGGCATGTGCCGGAGACGCGGAGTTGTTGGAGTTGCCGCTTCCCATGCGGTAGAGCGCGCGGAGGCATGTCGGCGTGACCACTCCTCCGCTgcacgatggcgtcgtcgagccctTTCTCGCGGGGGCTTGGACCACGGCTTGTAACGGCCGAGGGACTGTCGTCGGGATGTGGAAGCCTTTGCGAGGCGTGTCAGTGCCCGTGGATCTGGGCCCCGGCGCGCGGTGGACAAACGCAACGTGAGCACGCAGAGCCGTCGTCGGATCCCTCTCCTCGCGCCCCGGCCTCCTCTCTTCATCCTCCGTCTGGCCACCGCGCGCGGCGAGTCGTAGCAGGCGCTCCGCGTGCAGAGTCGGCACTCGCGCCTCGATGACCTGTCCGCCATCACCACGGATATGTTCCTCCGGGACGCCGACCTCAGCCAGCCATTTCTTcacggcgtcgatggacGACTGATGAGGCCGCAGCAAAGCTTGAGCCTGCTCCCGGGTCAGGAACTTGCCATAGCTTTCGCCGTCCGGGTCAGACAGGGCCGCGAGCGTCGAGTCTAAGAGGTCGCGGTCCGCGGGGCGCAACGATATGACGACGTCCTGGAAGCTATTGTCAGGTTGGTcgttgtggtggtgatggtgatgatggtggtggtggtggtggtggtgaacTGGTAATTCCGCCGGGGCGTTGTGTCGGTGATGCTGATGTTGGTGAACTGAAGAGGCAAGACTGGGTCCAACCGAGGAGAGGACTGCGCTCAACACCTCCAGAAGCCTCATGTTGACGATTATGTCTACGTATGAAGGCTCAAGGGGTTCGCAGCCAGGAGAAGAAGTCGTGGGATATGGCGATACATAAGCCTGCGACGCATCCCAGAGGCTGGTAGCAAGTTACCAGTTATGCaacggccgcctcctcctaAGAGACTATAGACAGGCGCATATTGACTCACAGACGCGAACGGCATGTGATCTGTGAAAGGCACATAATGCAGCTATGTCAGTGCCGCTATTACTTCCCGCCCTTTGACTTCCAAGTCGTCGCATTTCATCTGCCGTCGCAACAACAGTAGAACGCctctttttttccctttAATATCCCACCGCCATTTTTTTGCCCATACATAGGTACGgggtacatacataca from Purpureocillium takamizusanense chromosome 6, complete sequence encodes:
- a CDS encoding uncharacterized protein (COG:S~SECRETED:SignalP(1-16~SECRETED:cutsite=TAA-IN~SECRETED:prob=0.5669)~EggNog:ENOG503P7IK), whose amino-acid sequence is MHASLAMILGCLHTAAINWDWFFDSPTSARDAVTDYFPRAEYLDLLDADTRTAIERLTTASHDIHLPPTAAGAGGGDDDTIGPPAHTAWSYRTAAEQTKYCFAERAVGRIRGFMVTLPSRCVCGPDLVEGLRAREPMAMFVLLYWGVLLDGCAADPWLWWAGATTGRDVVAETSAVLARSPAYGLEDVREGIAWARGQVGLGVLDAAAAAY
- a CDS encoding uncharacterized protein (COG:S~EggNog:ENOG503P7IK~TransMembrane:2 (i159-178o224-241i)); the protein is MLRQRQRHKKSRHGCTACKARHLKCDEQGPPCANCTIRNSRCTYTPPTSTTTTTTAKQQPEPSRGPWSVATTYSSSSSSASPVRCPWPPPPPPIEGITTTTTPSPLSVSSSHTSSSRRLLELELLHRWSVRTWRGLYNLPACQPFLQECLPREGLRLPFILDGILALAALDIALLAGLRGDRSTARRYKRTALEYYAKASGDFRAALGSGGCGGGKSPITRDTLYLFSAFGSIAGFFNFAAKVTTRTRARTTR
- a CDS encoding Tripeptidyl-peptidase I (MEROPS:MER0078639~COG:O~EggNog:ENOG503NY9U), translating into MRLLEVLSAVLSSDVVISLRPADRDLLDSTLAALSDPDGESYGKFLTREQAQALLRPHQSSIDAVKKWLAEVGVPEEHIRGDGGQVIEARVPTLHAERLLRLAARGGQTEDEERRPGREERDPTTALRAHVAFVHRAPGPRSTGTDTPRKGFHIPTTVPRPLQAVVQAPARKGSTTPSCSGGVVTPTCLRALYRMGSGNSNNSASPAHARSRFGVVGFRGQAAQHAQLNKFLAALAPDARGANFSTVLVNGGSNPQDETYTRTGEANLDIQYAVAMAYPVPVTFYAVGGEDHDFVPDLDIWDRETQFIEPYATFFSHLLGLDDEHLPQVVTISYGVNEQDVPRAHAEHICDMMGQLGARGVSVITSSGDEGPGVSCLSNDGTNTTKFLPAFPASCPYVTAVGGTHGQGPEGAWNLSSGGFSEYWPRPAWQELAVDGYLVRLGGSKWKGLYNPKGRAFPDVSAQAMGYQIFDQGKADSADGTSAAAPVFAAMIALLNDSRLKLGLPPLGFLNPWLYKIGSLGFSDIVNGASKGCVGTSYSGRPAPVVPGAEWAASPGWDPATGLGTPLFDRLKVLALALR